Sequence from the Maniola hyperantus chromosome Z, iAphHyp1.2, whole genome shotgun sequence genome:
aCAGGTGAAAAAGGTCGAAGTCTGAGTAAATTTCATTATAGGTTCGCGCCAGGCGTAAAATTAtggaatttaaaattatttattttacatacctacttgtagtgTTACATTTTGATTTGCATAGCTTTGGATGCTAGAGAAGCGTAATTATTGTTGTATGAAGCTAAATCGGCGATACACTGTTACCGTATTGTATGTGTATTATAGAACAGcagataccatttctattataTTACTTCGAATTCTGTGATTCAAatcaatttagagcctcaatagctaaatgggtaaaggagtggactgaaaacctaaaggtcgatggttcaaaccccacccgttgcactattgtcgtacctactcctagcacaagcttgacgcttagttggagagcaaTGGGGAATGTTAggcatttaacatggctaatattcttttaaaaaaatcaatcgcATTGATTAGTCATTAATACCTACAGAGAGTGAGGGAACACAAGAACTTCAGACTTTTGGCAGTTAGATCGGCGGCTTTGTCGGCACTTTTGAATTCAACTGTCGTAAATTCATTCATTGCATATAATACGTAATAGTAATACCTAGGAAATAGAAAATAGACAATTTAGATTTCTTTATTTCACGCCTGCAATCTTGCCTAAGTAGCTATCATACATTTTTCATCCATTTTGAAAACATGATATATAACTAGACTTACCTCATTAAAATTAAAGAAGGATACGTATAGGAAAATCAAATCTTTTATGCACTTAAATACCAACGCACTTGAGCTGCGCTGTGCGACGCGGCGCGGCATTTAtagtttactagatgatgcccgcgactccgtccgcgtggatttaggtttttttaaaaaccccgtgggaactttttaatattccgggataaaatgtttCCTATGTCAAggcctcgggatgtaagctaactcaaatttcatcaaaatcacacagaatctgacagacagacagacacactttggcatttataatattagtatggatatatgtTTTCACGGAGTAAGGTGCTGCCTCTTAAGTcttaaaaatgtctaaaaaatgattcatataaaataaatgtactaACAATAATACTCagataagatataaaatattttgattaaaaattaagTCTGTTTAGTCATGACGAAAGATTTGATGTAGTTAGATGTTTtcattgttaattattattaaagatagAATAGAAGAGACAACGGATCCCTAATAATGGACTCTGTAGCAGTCCTTGAAACTGACGATACAGTACCCCTCGTGGATCACAGCTATGTAGGTAAAAtgtgcactaaaattaagtAAGTTAGCCAAACGCacctttttatataaaattgtGTCCAATTAAATTTCGGTTATCAATGTTTTACAAATTAACACATTAGGTATCTATCATGTAGGACATATTGATTACAACTTATTTAATGTAACGAAATGTTTCCAAAATTtatgtataatgcgtacaaaatgagttctcacatGCCAATCCATATACTTAATACTATaagtgtgtgtttgtatgtctcacggcccagcagttcaatcgattttgatgaaatttggtacagagttagcttacattacCATCCCGGGGACGTACATAAGctgctttttattccagaaaatgaaagaggtcccacgggatttttaaaaacctaaatccacgtggacaaagtagTGGGCATCTtttagttaataatattttaaattatattttttggcgCCGTGGCCAATTAGCAGCGCGAATCGTCTACTCTTCATATTTTTTAAGACTCCACAATAGCACCAAATTGGCActgactccaaaaaatattatcatacgACTACATTAACTGTTGTCGGTATAGGTAGTGTGCGAaggttatcttggcgcgtggcgaaaatcggaactaacctttccgtcaagtgtcccctttgttctctAAGCCTAAGATATTATGAATATTCTAAGGGATTggagaaaataattaataacgctcataatataatttgtagTTGCATGAGTTTTTCTACCCATACCACCGTAAAAAATGGTAGCTTCAAAATTTTCGAGCATGGCGACACTAAAATGTTGTGTTCGTCAATGTCACTGTCAGTGTCAAATTGACATGGCATCTAACCACTTGCCGTGGTTGCCtgaacttttattattatctctTTTTGTTTGCTTtctcaaaaaaatcaaagaaatatgATTAATTTAGTGTTTCACGAAGACTGAGTGAACACGCTTCCAGCGCTTCCACTTTATATCAAGCAAGATCGAAATCAATGTTGTTATGACTGTGCCTCAAGTTATAGTGTTTAggtgatttaaaaataaaaacttgtttGCAGGGGACGCTGTTATGTTCTCCGGAATGCAAGGTACgtattgtattttataaattacactTGGAACTTGCCTTTAACTTGCTTGCATTACCGTAAAATTACTGTAAACATAACCTGTTTCttaattacaagtaggtactgttACAATAGGATCCCTTTCTAAAATGTTACACAAACGATCATATTGTGACATTTTCAGAAGTTgcaattaagtatttttaataataattaaaaaaaaacatgtatactttcacaagtactttcgaatcgtcggatacatctaccactggttcagaatgcctttcctaccgtgaagaaccagcaagaaactcggcttcGGAAAATTTCCTTCCTTATCTATTAGATTGTTGCATGAGTTggtttgttttttgtttgttcgtttCTCCGAATACCTAACTTGCTTTATCTATACCTTCTTTACTTACATACTTTTCAAAGAGTATTTGACACTACAAAActgtataattatatttacaacTCTATATAAAATAACAGTTAAAGTGTGACTATCAACAAATGATTTTTAGTGTtattgtaatgttttttttgacattagctaatgtttGACGGTTCAATGCTTTGTTCAATGGTGTAACACAACAGTTGTTTGTCAGGTGACGCAGATGACATCCCTGGTATTGGGCAGTATGATGACTTCCACACGATCGACTGGCAGCGCGATATCGCTCGCGATCGCATGCGCCACAGGTACATCGTCAAGAAACGACAGGACTCGATATGGGATTTTATTAAGGTactgattatattatacctTCTTATTTATTGATATGTCATCTATGTAtctaaatcttaatatataaaacaaaaagctgcctgactgaatgactgatctatcaactcacagctcaaactaatagacggatcgggctgaaacttggtgtgcagatagctattatgacacaggcatccactaagaaaaaacttttgaaaatccAATAAGCTAGTATGAGTAtgattataaaaggaaaggtgactgagtgactgactgatctattaacacacagctcaaattactagacagatcgggttgaaattttgcatgcagctgctattatgatgtacacatacactaagaaataatttttgaaaattcaacatctAATCCAGTAAAATAGGACCGACGAAGGCATATGCATATAAAGAGAGGGACAAATTGACTGCCATATCAACATACAACTAAAACTGCTGATTCTTCTCGTAGGAAGGTAGGAATGGTAACCAGTGTGCAGTGGTAGATTCtattgatgattcaaaagcacttgtaatagtttatttgaataaaaatttttcTATTCGCTAATAATAATGTGTTGTTTTTGCCAGGGTGCCCATGACGCGTGGTCTGGCTGGGTGTGCGTGCTGCTAGTGGGAGTGTGCACGGGAGTGGTGGCCGGCGTCATCGACATCGGTGCTTCATGGATGACGGACCTCAAGTTCGGCATCTGTCCGCAGGCCTTCTGGTTCAACCGCGAGCAGTGCTGCTGGTCCAACGACGAGATCACCTTTGACCACGGCAACTGCTCACAGGTAAACTCACACAGTTGTTTGGCCTCGTTCATGTCCCGAACTGCTATCTGTATTATTGTAAATCTGTATTATACAAGACAGTCttgtgtatatattatattgataagTATGTCTAAATTTAATAGGTTTATCTGATCAATAAATAGGCATAAGTATATGATGGGTACATACATTCGTGATACATTTGATCAGATCAATATGGAAACCCGCCTTGTTTCGTAATGAACGCTGTGTTCCTCAGTGGATGACGTGGCCGCAGCTGTTTGGCGAGTCTCGTGATGGTGCCGGCGCATACATCATCAGCTACCTGTTCTATATCGTGTGGGCGCTGCTCTTCGCCGCACTCTCGGCCTCGCTCGTGCGGATGTTCGCGCCCTACGCGTGCGGATCCGGTACATACTTCTTATATAGTTTCTATCTATTATCTATTTCACGCAGACTGTTTGGCTATGTTTATATGagtgacaacctccctggcgcagtgctaATCGCTGTGGTTCTATTCCCGGCAGGGGATTGGaattataatttctaagtttctggtctggtctggtgggaggctttggccttggctagttaccaccctatcggcaaagccatgccgccaagtgatttagcgttctggtgcGATGCCTTGCAGATAccaaaagggtatgggtttaataaaaactgccataccccttttagcccgcttccatcttagactgcatcaacacataccaccgggtgagatttcagtcatgagctaacttgtatctgaataaaaagaaaGGGTGCACATTGTTATAGTGTGCGTGACGCTCAGTCTCGATCGCGACGCGGTTTATGTTACACACACAAGTGCATTGCTCAATGCACAAAGCTAAGCGGTCATCATGCAATAGAACAACTACACTCATATTAAAAACATTGCACCATTGTATTGTTTGTTAagtattcataataataattatttgtagaTGGTAGAAAAAAGGTCTTAATACCCGCGTcccgcgtccgcgtggatttagttttctgaaaatcccgtgggaactgtttatttttccgggatgtaagctaactctgtaccaaatttcatcaaaatccgttaaactgttggaccgtgaaaagctagcagacagacagacagacagacacaatttcgcatttataatattagtatggatatcattCAAAAAATGAATGGACTAAATGTCAGAAAGGATCCAAAAACCACattttatgaaatttaaaagtttaatagtCCAAATGCATTTTAACTGCGCTGTGCGATTCGACGCAACGCTGCTGCGCCTTGCTTCATACTAACTTATATGAACTATATTTCCCGCGCCACATCGCCCAGCGCAGCTCAAGTGCGTTGGGACCTTAATTGCTTACCTTAACTTGTCCAGGACTATTTTTAGTAGTAACTATTTTTCAACAATTGTTTTCCGCATATCTTAGGTATCCCGGAGATCAAGACTATTCTGAGTGGGTTCATCATCCGCGGCTACCTGGGCAAATGGACCCTCATCATCAAGGTTGTGGGTCTCATACTGTCCGTCTCATCCGGATTGTCCTTGGGCAAGGAGGGGCCCATGGTTCATATAGCTAGTTGTCTAGGTAAGAATAACACCAAATTTTGAAAACCAAAGtcattttaagtttaaaattactttacattttattctacactagcttatgctcgcgacttcgtccgcgtgaactacacaaatttcaaactccttttTCATCctcttaggcgttgaattttcaaaaatcaatccATCtagtagtagtttgagctgtgcgttgatagatcagtcacgtctgtcacttttccttttatacttttagaagattattacattacatattaTACAGACTCGGTTTTCACAGTTTCAACAAATGACACGAGAGGCTATATGGTAACTAAAGTATGAAATAATAGGAAACAATGTGTAAAGTATTCTAACTCATTCCCTCGCCTGGATTAAATCCTGTAGAAATATGTTCATCGAGTTTAAAATCACAACGGTACTAACAAAGTTTTCAGTTCAAAAATTGTCATTAGGGGAAAGCGggaacaaaattatattttgttctcATGGGAGTTTGAACTTTCTCTCTCTAAGGATTGGTCCGCGTTTGTGCTTTAGTATGTGTTGccttttttctcaaaaatataaaaaattacaagtgGCTCGTACAGGTAGTGATGAAAAATAGTGTGTGTAACTCGAagctaaaatattttgtttctcgGGCGGTGTATATCGAACTCCCCGCTATGTTCAGGTTCTACTTTAGAATCCTTCGCTTTactatgaattaaaaataacgGCCTCGAGGAACATAATATCACTTTGGCCCCTGTATCACAAATAACTATTCTGAGCTTGATTTTGTTTGATGCCAGGCAACATCCTCTCATACCTATTCCCGAAGTACGGGCGCAACGAGGCGAAGAAGCGCGAGATCCTGTCTGCCGCGGCGGCCGCCGGCGTCTCCGTTGCGTTCGGCGCGCCCATCGGGGGCGTTCTCTTCAGTCTCGAGGAGGTACGATCAAAAATACTGTCTCCCTTATCACTGTGTTCCCTGATATAAAATATCCTTAAACTATAATAATCAGTCTTGGGTGTCTGATGGaaggttgccacgatactaagggTGAATCGCGAAAGGGGGAGCGTACTTCAGGCTTAAGCCTGagcaaagtacgctctatagatttacACAAGACAGATGTACATTTGTCAGaaaagtctgtctcgttttaactcaatcttaagtctgagcaaagtcaaagtacgctctatagatctcagccttagggtTAATGCATAacatgatttttaatactattcggaagatcataaaaaaattagactatgCTATGACGAAAGATTTTGTACATCTTTGTTACCTATTATCTGTaaaagccatcatgatccaaacttcatagtcgatctttcctccctgtgttggagacaatgcgcagataaactttcagcttttataaaataacgaagaccCTCACAGGTTCTTCCCCTAACCAGATGCGTTACAACGTTGTGCGGCGCCACACCGCAAGCGCAACGCAGTTGGGATCGGAGAGACGAGGCGGAAAGGGGTCGTgcgttgcaacgccatactttttGTCGGAGCGGCTAGGAACTGCCCTAATACTCCAATCcgcagcggtgcggcgccgcaacgcaccggaaacgcatcgtgtggcctcagaCTTAGTTAAATGTTCGCAGGTGTCATACTACTTCCCACTGAAGACGCTGTGGCGCTCCTTCTTCTGCGCCCTGATAGCCGCCTTCATCCTGCGCTCCATCAACCCCTTCGGCAACGAGCATTCTGTGCTGTTCTTCGTAGAGTACAACAAGCCCTGGATATTCTTCGAGctcatccccttcgtgggtctGGGTATCATTGGCGTGAGTATTACTACTAGATTAAGATCTTCCGAGACGGACGAGCGGTTTAACGTCAAGCATGCACATTGTCTTCCTAGACCCTAACACTAGTACTAGGCGGTGGCCATTTGTAGTTCAGTGCAAAACTATATCAACAGTATTAGAATTAGTCTGGTTCAGTTGTTCCAAGCCAGAGAATATTCACTAAAGAGGATTGCGGAAGGGACACAAGGAGCTTACATACTGGACACCTAGCATGTCTGAAGCCCCATGTCATAtcctagatgatgctcgcggcttcgcccgcgtggatttaagtttttaaaaatccaatggaactttgattttcgaggacaaaaagtaggctatgtccgtccctggaatgtgagctaactctgtaccaaattacatcaaaatctgttttaaactgttgggccgtaaaaagatAGGAGACTATCCGTCTGtctgcagacagacagacagtctaACTGTCTGTtagactgtctgtctgtctgcagacacttacatccatactaatattataaatgcgaaagtgtgtctctctgtctgtctgtctgctagcttttcacggcttactttttatgccggaaaattgaagagttaccatgggatttttaaaaacctaaatccacgcggacgaagtcgggtgGGCAtgatctagtttataatattagtatggagtgtGGATTAATCCGTGTTTTTGTCTGCAGGGCGTGATAGCGGCGATTTTCATCAAAGCCAACATCTACTGGTGTCGGTACCGTAAATACTCCAAACTGGGCCAGTACCCCGTCACCGAGGTGCTCGTGGTGACCCTGATCACCGCCGTGATCGCGTACCCCAACCCCTACACGCGCATGAACACCAGCCAGCTCATATACCTGCTGTTCAACCAGTGCGGGATATCCAACTCCGACCCGCTGTGGTGAGTTATCTATTTCCCAGTCATGGGGTGCTCGTGGCCCTTCATGTATTCTGTGTCACATGACACATGTCACATTAATGATTAAACAATGGCGATGCTCATAtatcaaaactagcttatgctcgcgacttcgtccccgtggactacacacatttcaaacgcctattacacccccttaggggtttaattttcaaaaatcctttcttagcagatacatacgtcataatagctatctacatgccaaatttcagcccgacccgtccagtagtttgagctgtgcattgatagatcagtcagtcagtcagtcagtcaccgttttcttttatatgtttatatttagattaataataaatataattgcaGTCGCTACAACCGTAACTTCACGGACGTGAACTCAGCGATAGAGCGCGCCGCGGCCACGCCGGAGGTGTACAATGCGATGGGACTTTTGTTCCTGGCGCTGGTCCTCAAGCTGGTGATGACGGTGTTCACCTTCGGCATCAAGGTGCCCTGCGGCCTCTTCATCCCCAGCCTGGCCCTGGGCGCCATAGCCGGCCGCATCGTGGGCATTGGTGAGTGACGAGCCTTCCTCTGTTACCTGCGGAAAGTCACAATGCCATGGACATGCTGTTCTTGGCGCTGGTGCTGAAGCTATTGATGACGGTGTTCATCTTTGGCATCGAGGTGCCGTGCGGCATCGtagcttaagcccgcgacttctttcgcgtgaactacacaaatttaaaaccatcATTATTGTCTTTTTTTACA
This genomic interval carries:
- the ClC-c gene encoding H(+)/Cl(-) exchange transporter 5 isoform X5, with amino-acid sequence MERFPLKSSVSKMGTTYQSVYKKGTGASNGRGGHMAEDDMVEIAPGPQCAPDTTPTSHGTFQLYEHSGRNSNASANSYIAQYFNSAAGDAVMFSGMQGDADDIPGIGQYDDFHTIDWQRDIARDRMRHRYIVKKRQDSIWDFIKGAHDAWSGWVCVLLVGVCTGVVAGVIDIGASWMTDLKFGICPQAFWFNREQCCWSNDEITFDHGNCSQWMTWPQLFGESRDGAGAYIISYLFYIVWALLFAALSASLVRMFAPYACGSGIPEIKTILSGFIIRGYLGKWTLIIKVVGLILSVSSGLSLGKEGPMVHIASCLGNILSYLFPKYGRNEAKKREILSAAAAAGVSVAFGAPIGGVLFSLEEVSYYFPLKTLWRSFFCALIAAFILRSINPFGNEHSVLFFVEYNKPWIFFELIPFVGLGIIGGVIAAIFIKANIYWCRYRKYSKLGQYPVTEVLVVTLITAVIAYPNPYTRMNTSQLIYLLFNQCGISNSDPLCRYNRNFTDVNSAIERAAATPEVYNAMGLLFLALVLKLVMTVFTFGIKVPCGLFIPSLALGAIAGRIVGIGMEQLAYNYQNIWIFSGECSTGDDCITPGLYAMVGAAAVLGGVTRMTVSLVVIMFELTGGVRYIVPLMAAAMASKWVGDALGRQGIYDAHIALNGYPFLDSKDEFQHTSLAADVMQPKRNETLAVITQDSMTVDDVETLLKETEHNGYPVVVSKESQYLVGFVLRRDLNLAIANARRTLDGITGQSLVVFAGPTAPSPGPPALPLNRILDMAPITVTDQTPMETVVDMFRKLGLRQTLVTHNGRLLGVITKKDVLRHVKQMDNEDPNSVLFN
- the ClC-c gene encoding H(+)/Cl(-) exchange transporter 5 isoform X3; its protein translation is MQGTGASNGRGGHMAEDDMVEIAPGPQCAPDTTPTSHGTFQLYEHSGRNSNASANSYIAQYFNSAAGDAVMFSGMQGDADDIPGIGQYDDFHTIDWQRDIARDRMRHRYIVKKRQDSIWDFIKGAHDAWSGWVCVLLVGVCTGVVAGVIDIGASWMTDLKFGICPQAFWFNREQCCWSNDEITFDHGNCSQWMTWPQLFGESRDGAGAYIISYLFYIVWALLFAALSASLVRMFAPYACGSGIPEIKTILSGFIIRGYLGKWTLIIKVVGLILSVSSGLSLGKEGPMVHIASCLGNILSYLFPKYGRNEAKKREILSAAAAAGVSVAFGAPIGGVLFSLEEVSYYFPLKTLWRSFFCALIAAFILRSINPFGNEHSVLFFVEYNKPWIFFELIPFVGLGIIGGVIAAIFIKANIYWCRYRKYSKLGQYPVTEVLVVTLITAVIAYPNPYTRMNTSQLIYLLFNQCGISNSDPLCRYNRNFTDVNSAIERAAATPEVYNAMGLLFLALVLKLVMTVFTFGIKVPCGLFIPSLALGAIAGRIVGIGMEQLAYNYQNIWIFSGECSTGDDCITPGLYAMVGAAAVLGGVTRMTVSLVVIMFELTGGVRYIVPLMAAAMASKWVGDALGRQGIYDAHIALNGYPFLDSKDEFQHTSLAADVMQPKRNETLAVITQDSMTVDDVETLLKETEHNGYPVVVSKESQYLVGFVLRRDLNLAIANARRTLDGITGQSLVVFAGPTAPSPGPPALPLNRILDMAPITVTDQTPMETVVDMFRKLGLRQTLVTHNG
- the ClC-c gene encoding H(+)/Cl(-) exchange transporter 5 isoform X1, producing the protein MERFPLKSSVSKMGTTYQSVYKKGTGASNGRGGHMAEDDMVEIAPGPQCAPDTTPTSHGTFQLYEHSGRNSNASANSYIAQYFNSAAGDAVMFSGMQGDADDIPGIGQYDDFHTIDWQRDIARDRMRHRYIVKKRQDSIWDFIKGAHDAWSGWVCVLLVGVCTGVVAGVIDIGASWMTDLKFGICPQAFWFNREQCCWSNDEITFDHGNCSQWMTWPQLFGESRDGAGAYIISYLFYIVWALLFAALSASLVRMFAPYACGSGIPEIKTILSGFIIRGYLGKWTLIIKVVGLILSVSSGLSLGKEGPMVHIASCLGNILSYLFPKYGRNEAKKREILSAAAAAGVSVAFGAPIGGVLFSLEEVSYYFPLKTLWRSFFCALIAAFILRSINPFGNEHSVLFFVEYNKPWIFFELIPFVGLGIIGGVIAAIFIKANIYWCRYRKYSKLGQYPVTEVLVVTLITAVIAYPNPYTRMNTSQLIYLLFNQCGISNSDPLCRYNRNFTDVNSAIERAAATPEVYNAMGLLFLALVLKLVMTVFTFGIKVPCGLFIPSLALGAIAGRIVGIGMEQLAYNYQNIWIFSGECSTGDDCITPGLYAMVGAAAVLGGVTRMTVSLVVIMFELTGGVRYIVPLMAAAMASKWVGDALGRQGIYDAHIALNGYPFLDSKDEFQHTSLAADVMQPKRNETLAVITQDSMTVDDVETLLKETEHNGYPVVVSKESQYLVGFVLRRDLNLAIANARRTLDGITGQSLVVFAGPTAPSPGPPALPLNRILDMAPITVTDQTPMETVVDMFRKLGLRQTLVTHNG
- the ClC-c gene encoding H(+)/Cl(-) exchange transporter 5 isoform X2, which produces MERFPLKSSVSKMGTTYQSVYKKGTGASNGRGGHMAEDDMVEIAPGPQCAPDTTPTSHGTFQLYEHSGRNSNASANWDAVMFSGMQGDADDIPGIGQYDDFHTIDWQRDIARDRMRHRYIVKKRQDSIWDFIKGAHDAWSGWVCVLLVGVCTGVVAGVIDIGASWMTDLKFGICPQAFWFNREQCCWSNDEITFDHGNCSQWMTWPQLFGESRDGAGAYIISYLFYIVWALLFAALSASLVRMFAPYACGSGIPEIKTILSGFIIRGYLGKWTLIIKVVGLILSVSSGLSLGKEGPMVHIASCLGNILSYLFPKYGRNEAKKREILSAAAAAGVSVAFGAPIGGVLFSLEEVSYYFPLKTLWRSFFCALIAAFILRSINPFGNEHSVLFFVEYNKPWIFFELIPFVGLGIIGGVIAAIFIKANIYWCRYRKYSKLGQYPVTEVLVVTLITAVIAYPNPYTRMNTSQLIYLLFNQCGISNSDPLCRYNRNFTDVNSAIERAAATPEVYNAMGLLFLALVLKLVMTVFTFGIKVPCGLFIPSLALGAIAGRIVGIGMEQLAYNYQNIWIFSGECSTGDDCITPGLYAMVGAAAVLGGVTRMTVSLVVIMFELTGGVRYIVPLMAAAMASKWVGDALGRQGIYDAHIALNGYPFLDSKDEFQHTSLAADVMQPKRNETLAVITQDSMTVDDVETLLKETEHNGYPVVVSKESQYLVGFVLRRDLNLAIANARRTLDGITGQSLVVFAGPTAPSPGPPALPLNRILDMAPITVTDQTPMETVVDMFRKLGLRQTLVTHNG
- the ClC-c gene encoding H(+)/Cl(-) exchange transporter 5 isoform X4, with amino-acid sequence MAEDDMVEIAPGPQCAPDTTPTSHGTFQLYEHSGRNSNASANSYIAQYFNSAAGDAVMFSGMQGDADDIPGIGQYDDFHTIDWQRDIARDRMRHRYIVKKRQDSIWDFIKGAHDAWSGWVCVLLVGVCTGVVAGVIDIGASWMTDLKFGICPQAFWFNREQCCWSNDEITFDHGNCSQWMTWPQLFGESRDGAGAYIISYLFYIVWALLFAALSASLVRMFAPYACGSGIPEIKTILSGFIIRGYLGKWTLIIKVVGLILSVSSGLSLGKEGPMVHIASCLGNILSYLFPKYGRNEAKKREILSAAAAAGVSVAFGAPIGGVLFSLEEVSYYFPLKTLWRSFFCALIAAFILRSINPFGNEHSVLFFVEYNKPWIFFELIPFVGLGIIGGVIAAIFIKANIYWCRYRKYSKLGQYPVTEVLVVTLITAVIAYPNPYTRMNTSQLIYLLFNQCGISNSDPLCRYNRNFTDVNSAIERAAATPEVYNAMGLLFLALVLKLVMTVFTFGIKVPCGLFIPSLALGAIAGRIVGIGMEQLAYNYQNIWIFSGECSTGDDCITPGLYAMVGAAAVLGGVTRMTVSLVVIMFELTGGVRYIVPLMAAAMASKWVGDALGRQGIYDAHIALNGYPFLDSKDEFQHTSLAADVMQPKRNETLAVITQDSMTVDDVETLLKETEHNGYPVVVSKESQYLVGFVLRRDLNLAIANARRTLDGITGQSLVVFAGPTAPSPGPPALPLNRILDMAPITVTDQTPMETVVDMFRKLGLRQTLVTHNG